Proteins found in one Fusarium oxysporum Fo47 chromosome V, complete sequence genomic segment:
- a CDS encoding Snf7-domain-containing protein, protein MWGWFGGAAAQKRKDTPKNAILGLRAQLDMLQKRERHLQNQIDEQDATARKNVSTNKNAAKAALRRKKTHEHALEQTVAQIGTLEQQINSIESANINKETLAAMSNANAAMKQIYGGLTVDKVDATMDELREHNAMSDEIVNAITSNSLGEPIDEDELENELDELQQEQLDEQMLKTGTVPVSDAVHKLPTPAREEPVSSKKQAVEEDDEEAELRKLQAEMAM, encoded by the exons ATGTGGGGTTGGTTCGGTGGCGCCGCGGCCCAAAAACGCAAGGACACGCCCAAGAATGCGATCCTCGGGCTGCGAGCGCAGCTTGACATGTTGCAGAAGCGCGAGAGGCATCTCCAGAACCAGATCGACGAGCAGGATGCTACCGCACGCAAGAACGTGAGCACCAACAAGAACG CGGCCAAAGCGGCCTTGAGGCGCAAGAAGACACACGAGCACGCGCTCGAGCAAACCGTCGCACAGATCGGTACACTAGAGCAGCAAATCAACTCGATCGAGTCCGCCAATATCAACAAGGAGACTCTGGCAGCCATGAGCAACGCCAACGCGGCCATGAAGCAGATCTATGGAGGTCTTACGGTGGACAAGGTTGATGCAACAAT GGACGAACTGCGTGAGCATAATGCAATGAGCGACGAGATTGTCAACGCAATCACCTCGAACTCATTAGGCGAGCCGATCGACGAGGATGAGTTGGAGAACGAATTGGATGAGCTACAACAGGAGCAGCTCGACGAACAGATGCTGAAGACAGGCACCGTCCCTGTGTCAGATGCTGTGCATAAGCTACCCACGCCGGCTAGGGAAGAGC CCGTGTCAAGCAAGAAGCAggcagttgaagaagatgacgaggaagcCGAACTTCGGAAGTTGCAGGCTGAAATGGCCATGTGA